The following proteins come from a genomic window of Larimichthys crocea isolate SSNF chromosome III, L_crocea_2.0, whole genome shotgun sequence:
- the dguok gene encoding deoxyguanosine kinase, mitochondrial isoform X2, producing the protein MMYEDPQRWSYTFQTYSCMSRLRTQLLPPPARLLGSEGTPVQVYERSIYSDRYIFALNMFHLGCINSTEWTVYQDWHSLLVEQFGHQVELEGIIYLRAPPEKCMERLKHRGRDEEKGVKLEYLDKLHVQHERWLVEKSTEIHFEKLKQIPVLQLDASVEFQSDQEVQEQIITKVKKFFDAL; encoded by the exons ATGATGTACGAGGACCCTCAGCGGTGGTCGTACACGTTTCAGACATATTCCTGTATGAGTCGTCTGAGAACgcagctgctgcctcctcctgctcgCCTGCTCGGCTCAGAGGGAACACCTGTCCAGGTGTATGAGCGCTCCATCTACAGCGACAG ATACATCTTTGCCCTGAACATGTTTCACTTGGGCTGTATCAACTCTACAGAGTGGACAGTCTATCAGGACTGGCACTCTCTGCTGGTGGAGCAGTTTGGACaccaggtggagctggagggcATCATCTACCTCAGAGCCCCGCCAGAG AAATGTATGGAGCGTCTGAAGCATCGGGGAAGGGACGAGGAGAAAGGAGTGAAGCTGGAATATCTGGATAAGCTGCACGTTCAACATGAGAGGTGGCTTGTTGAGAAGAGCACTGA aatacATTTTGAGAAGTTGAAACAGATACCTGTGTTACAACTTGATGCCAGTGTGGAGTTTCAAAGTGACCAAGAGGTGCAGGAGCAAATTATAACCAAG GTAAAGAAGTTCTTCGATG
- the ccdc117 gene encoding coiled-coil domain-containing protein 117 isoform X2, which translates to MHHSAPTSSGVGFLPAMYPFSGPTSLPEFDLGPPSTSGHLQRGTLSNSWETRCLRKHRRRVDDEGCSAKRRRLMIEAEVDVAEDSNTSTRHDWPATNSCPPLPAQQASPATPQPCPAPQPLTLPQPSAALSRPDAESSSMEIEAAQRRLQEIEDRITLEDDDEDEDLDVEPAPRRPVLVISDSLKEGLQRDINDILPHTVAQSVSHSCMELVLWRPPDDPFCRKRKGSLQKLRKQQTVSRQPPTPCPSPTPHSPPSPPADTHSSLYSFPVAHSSGEEDMEM; encoded by the exons ATGCATCACTCTGCACCCACAAGCAGTGGAGTGGGGTTTCTGCCAGCCATGTATCCATTTTCAGGCCCCACTAGCCTCCCTGAATTTGACCTGGGACCTCCAAGTACATCTGGACACCTACAGAGAGGAACACTCTCTAACAG CTGGGAGACAAGATGCCTCAGGAAGCACAGGAGGAGAGTTGACGATGA GGGGTGCAGTGCCAAAAGGAGGAGGTTAATGATCGAGGCAGAAGTGGACGTCGCGGAGGACTCAAACACGAGCACTCGCCACGACTGGCCTGCAACAAACAGCTGCCCTCCTCTGCCCGCACAGCAAGCCAGCCCTGCGACTCCACAGCCCTGCCCAGCGCCTCAGCCTTTGACTTTGCCGCAGCCCTCCGCTGCTCTGTCTCGACCTGATGCAGAGAGCTCCAGCATGGAGATAGAGGCGGCTCAGAGGAGACTTCAGGAGATTGAAGACAG GATAACActggaggatgatgatgaggatgaagatcTGGATGTAGAACCAGCACCGAGACGACCAGTGCTGGTGATCTCTGACAGTCTGAAAGAAGGTCTACAGCGCGACATCAATGACATCCTGCCACACACAGTAGCCCAGTCTGT GAGCCATTCCTGCATGGAGTTGGTGTTGTGGCGGCCTCCAGACGATCCCTTCTGTCGGAAGCGTAAGGGCTCATTACAGAAACTGCGCAAACAACAGACAGTATCTCGGCAACCCCCGACTCCATGTCCGTCTCCCACCCCTCACAGTCCTCCAAgtccacctgcagacacacactcttctctGTACAGCTTTCCTGTGGCCCACAGCTCTGGAGAGGAGGACATGGAAATGTAA
- the dguok gene encoding deoxyguanosine kinase, mitochondrial isoform X1: protein MMSALCRCLLFSRVSKLKESTGLVHVMRFGFNAVQSPQWKTHSNILSAMATKSEKLNVSFFSSSSSTKDGPARVKRVSIEGNIAVGKSTFARFLQSACSDWEVVAEPVSKWQNIESETSKGTGAPPQTTVSNLLQMMYEDPQRWSYTFQTYSCMSRLRTQLLPPPARLLGSEGTPVQVYERSIYSDRYIFALNMFHLGCINSTEWTVYQDWHSLLVEQFGHQVELEGIIYLRAPPEKCMERLKHRGRDEEKGVKLEYLDKLHVQHERWLVEKSTEIHFEKLKQIPVLQLDASVEFQSDQEVQEQIITKVKKFFDAL, encoded by the exons ATGATGTCTGCTCTGTGCCGATGCCTTTTGTTCAGCCGTGtttctaaattaaaagaaagcaCAGGTTTGGTACATGTTATGAGATTTGGCTTCAATGCGGTTCAATCTCCACAGTGGAAGACACATAGTAACATCCTCAGTGCTATGGCTACTAAGTCAGAGAAGCtcaatgtttctttcttttcaagttcaagttcaactAAAGATGGGCCAGCTCGAGTGAAGAGAGTTTCCATCGAGGGCAACATTG CTGTTGGAAAGTCGACTTTTGCAAGATTCCTGCAGTCAGCTTGTTCAGACTGGGAGGTGGTGGCAGAGCCAGTAAGCAAGTGGCAGAACATTGAGAGTGAGACCTCAAAG gGGACAGGCGCGCCCCCCCAGACTACAGTCAGCAACCTTCTGCAGATGATGTACGAGGACCCTCAGCGGTGGTCGTACACGTTTCAGACATATTCCTGTATGAGTCGTCTGAGAACgcagctgctgcctcctcctgctcgCCTGCTCGGCTCAGAGGGAACACCTGTCCAGGTGTATGAGCGCTCCATCTACAGCGACAG ATACATCTTTGCCCTGAACATGTTTCACTTGGGCTGTATCAACTCTACAGAGTGGACAGTCTATCAGGACTGGCACTCTCTGCTGGTGGAGCAGTTTGGACaccaggtggagctggagggcATCATCTACCTCAGAGCCCCGCCAGAG AAATGTATGGAGCGTCTGAAGCATCGGGGAAGGGACGAGGAGAAAGGAGTGAAGCTGGAATATCTGGATAAGCTGCACGTTCAACATGAGAGGTGGCTTGTTGAGAAGAGCACTGA aatacATTTTGAGAAGTTGAAACAGATACCTGTGTTACAACTTGATGCCAGTGTGGAGTTTCAAAGTGACCAAGAGGTGCAGGAGCAAATTATAACCAAG GTAAAGAAGTTCTTCGATG
- the tcn2 gene encoding transcobalamin-2, producing the protein MLSLVSITSLLALVSGSSLSACGTDGSNNELLLSLSKNLLRSLETQEGLPNPSVHLALRLSDKHNKVKEAQYLKRLQTDLHNNLQSSLSKNEPVTGLMALYTLALKSSCDNGSTTTFTVNNKIQPLLTHLKKQMEQEKEHIHTSHRALTNYYQYSLGVLALCVSDVRVNNHVSNKLIRAVEAGHFTHGDIESIDTYAMAGMALQCVNNTGFHTDNVSQLDAALTKIKEKLLAARRTDGHIGNEFSTGNAVQALAALGQPVEKCGATMNAMRTDARNNKYHNPMAISQILPALHQKTYLSLREKNCENEDDTLVLEPIVTVTVLPSETKVTLKVEVVNYSKEQTTYSVEVPKGSTLLEALEILKQSSASFTFEKEDSLWGPYLSVVNGEKARRSDRRYWHLASNGTGLTEGVGDYKIQVAQKITIENTGY; encoded by the exons ATGCTGTCTTTAGTCAGTATCACCAGCCTACTGGCGCTTGTCTCTGGAAGCTCACTCTCTGCATGTG GTACCGATGGATCTAACAATGAGTTGCTCCTGTCACTCAGTAAGAATCTCCTTCGCTCTTTGGAGACACAGGAAGGACTCCCCAATCCCAGTGTCCACTTGGCATTGCGGCTTTCCGATAAACACAACAAGGTCAAGGAGGCCCAATACCTGAAAAGACTGCAAACTGACTTGCACAATAACCTTCAAAG ctctctctctaAAAATGAGCCTGTGACTGGCCTCATGGCACTTTACACTCTGGCTCTGAAGTCCTCCTGCGATAATGGCAGCACAACCACCTTTACTGTCAATAATAAGATTCAGCCGCTGCTGACGCACCTGAAGAAGCAGATGGAACAAGAAAAAGAGCACATTCACA CCAGCCACCGCGCTTTGACCAACTATTACCAGTACTCTCTGGGAGTGCTTGCTCTTTGTGTGAGTGACGTCAGGGTCAACAACCATGTCAGCAACAAGCTCATCAGGGCAGTAGAGGCTGGGCACTTCACACATGGAGACATTGAGAGTATTG ATACTTATGCCATGGCTGGAATGGCACTGCAGTGCGTGAATAACACTGGTTTTCATACGGACAATGTTTCTCAGCTTGACGCAGCCCTAACTAAGATCAAGGAGAAGCTCTTGGCCGCTCGTAGGACTGACGGCCATATTGGCAATGAGTTCAGCACAGGCAATGCAGTTCAA GCCTTAGCAGCATTGGGCCAACCAGTAGAAAAGTGTGGTGCCACGATGAATGCCATGAGGACTGATGCCAGAAACAACAAATACCACAACCCCATGGCCATATCTCAGATCCTGCCAGCTCTCCACCAGAAAACCTACCTGTCACTTAGAGAAAAGAACTGTGAGAATGAGGATG ACACTCTGGTGCTGGAGCCCATAGTTACTGTGACAGTTTTACCAAGTGAGACCAAGGTGACCCTGAAAGTAGAAGTGGTGAACTACAGTAAGGAACAAACTACTTACTCTGTGGAAGTGCCAAAGGGCAGCACTCTGTTGGAGGCCCTTGAAATTCTCAAACAGAGCAGTGCTTCTTTCAC GTTTGAGAAGGAGGACAGCCTGTGGGGACCATACTTAAGTGTGGTGAATGGAGAGAAGGCGAGACGGAGTGACCGCAGATACTGGCACCTCGCCTCAAATGGCACTGGACTCACTGAGG GTGTCGGTGATTACAAGATTCAGGTGGCTCAAAAGATCACCATCGAAAACACAGGCTACTGA
- the ccdc117 gene encoding coiled-coil domain-containing protein 117 isoform X1, with product MHHSAPTSSGVGFLPAMYPFSGPTSLPEFDLGPPSTSGHLQRGTLSNSSWETRCLRKHRRRVDDEGCSAKRRRLMIEAEVDVAEDSNTSTRHDWPATNSCPPLPAQQASPATPQPCPAPQPLTLPQPSAALSRPDAESSSMEIEAAQRRLQEIEDRITLEDDDEDEDLDVEPAPRRPVLVISDSLKEGLQRDINDILPHTVAQSVSHSCMELVLWRPPDDPFCRKRKGSLQKLRKQQTVSRQPPTPCPSPTPHSPPSPPADTHSSLYSFPVAHSSGEEDMEM from the exons ATGCATCACTCTGCACCCACAAGCAGTGGAGTGGGGTTTCTGCCAGCCATGTATCCATTTTCAGGCCCCACTAGCCTCCCTGAATTTGACCTGGGACCTCCAAGTACATCTGGACACCTACAGAGAGGAACACTCTCTAACAG TAGCTGGGAGACAAGATGCCTCAGGAAGCACAGGAGGAGAGTTGACGATGA GGGGTGCAGTGCCAAAAGGAGGAGGTTAATGATCGAGGCAGAAGTGGACGTCGCGGAGGACTCAAACACGAGCACTCGCCACGACTGGCCTGCAACAAACAGCTGCCCTCCTCTGCCCGCACAGCAAGCCAGCCCTGCGACTCCACAGCCCTGCCCAGCGCCTCAGCCTTTGACTTTGCCGCAGCCCTCCGCTGCTCTGTCTCGACCTGATGCAGAGAGCTCCAGCATGGAGATAGAGGCGGCTCAGAGGAGACTTCAGGAGATTGAAGACAG GATAACActggaggatgatgatgaggatgaagatcTGGATGTAGAACCAGCACCGAGACGACCAGTGCTGGTGATCTCTGACAGTCTGAAAGAAGGTCTACAGCGCGACATCAATGACATCCTGCCACACACAGTAGCCCAGTCTGT GAGCCATTCCTGCATGGAGTTGGTGTTGTGGCGGCCTCCAGACGATCCCTTCTGTCGGAAGCGTAAGGGCTCATTACAGAAACTGCGCAAACAACAGACAGTATCTCGGCAACCCCCGACTCCATGTCCGTCTCCCACCCCTCACAGTCCTCCAAgtccacctgcagacacacactcttctctGTACAGCTTTCCTGTGGCCCACAGCTCTGGAGAGGAGGACATGGAAATGTAA